The following proteins are encoded in a genomic region of Mahella australiensis 50-1 BON:
- a CDS encoding carbohydrate ABC transporter permease, which produces MRLHKSLANIFIYILITVVAIIVLIPFLWTISTALKADADIFAWPPEIIPKPAHWENFSKAWNAMPFDKYLVNTIFIVVLGMIAELASETLVAYGFARFDFPGRDIIFFVLLSTMMLPFHVTLIPTYIIWNKLGLVGEFDPLILRAWTAWGPFYIFLLRQFFMSIPIELDDAAEIDGASPMDTFYRIMLPQIKPALLAVGVFAFKGYWNDFLGPLIYLTDMNKYTMTLGMYFFMGGVNEAPKWNYLMAISVIIALPTVVLFFMAQRYFIEGITFTGLKEG; this is translated from the coding sequence ATGCGATTGCATAAGAGTTTAGCCAATATTTTTATATATATCCTTATTACGGTTGTAGCCATAATAGTGCTTATACCTTTTTTATGGACTATATCGACGGCTCTAAAAGCCGATGCCGATATATTTGCTTGGCCACCCGAGATTATACCCAAGCCGGCTCACTGGGAGAATTTTTCTAAAGCTTGGAATGCCATGCCTTTTGATAAGTATTTGGTCAACACGATTTTTATAGTAGTTTTAGGCATGATAGCTGAATTAGCCAGCGAAACGCTTGTAGCATACGGTTTTGCCAGATTTGATTTTCCGGGCAGGGACATTATATTTTTCGTATTGCTAAGCACTATGATGCTGCCCTTTCATGTTACGCTTATCCCGACATATATAATATGGAACAAACTGGGGCTTGTAGGCGAGTTTGATCCACTTATACTGAGAGCATGGACGGCATGGGGGCCGTTTTATATCTTTCTACTGCGGCAGTTTTTTATGAGTATTCCTATTGAGCTCGACGATGCTGCTGAAATAGACGGAGCTTCTCCTATGGATACGTTTTATAGGATCATGCTTCCTCAGATAAAGCCGGCTCTGCTGGCGGTCGGGGTTTTTGCCTTCAAGGGCTATTGGAACGACTTCCTTGGGCCGCTGATATATTTGACAGACATGAATAAATACACTATGACTTTGGGAATGTATTTCTTTATGGGCGGTGTGAATGAAGCGCCTAAGTGGAACTATCTCATGGCTATATCGGTTATTATAGCATTGCCTACCGTTGTGTTGTTTTTCATGGCCCAGCGTTACTTTATAGAAGGTATAACGTTTACTGGTCTGAAAGAAGGGTAA
- a CDS encoding carbohydrate ABC transporter permease, producing MERFIGPFERWLMAPIVLIAMALIIYRLMRRIGWRQRQATGFALISPWLIGFIIFTAFPLIYSFYLSFTDYSLFGTPQWKGLGNYIWLFTQDIEFWPSIRLTLLYAALSVPIGVIGSLLVAMLLNRQIKGIGIYRTIYYMPAVIPDAAVALLWRWLFNSESGLLNYIVAPLFNVLGLGRPDWFGDPRFVLPAFVIMSVWGIFGTNTVVFLAGLQGVPRSLYEVAEIDGAKAWAKFWHITVPQISPIILLQVIMGMIGALQIFTVAMFVRPTSAAGKFMNQLVYERGFTQLHMGEASAIAWILFAIIFVLTLLIFRSTPAWVYYEGEVKR from the coding sequence ATGGAACGCTTTATAGGTCCGTTTGAGCGATGGTTAATGGCCCCGATAGTACTTATAGCTATGGCGTTGATTATATACCGATTGATGAGGAGAATAGGATGGCGCCAGCGACAGGCTACCGGCTTCGCATTGATATCGCCGTGGCTTATCGGATTTATCATATTTACTGCGTTTCCTTTGATATATTCTTTCTATCTAAGCTTTACCGATTATAGTCTTTTCGGTACCCCTCAATGGAAGGGATTGGGCAACTACATATGGTTGTTTACACAGGATATCGAATTCTGGCCTTCCATTAGATTAACTTTACTATATGCGGCTTTAAGCGTACCTATAGGGGTTATAGGTTCATTGCTGGTAGCCATGCTGCTTAACAGGCAGATAAAGGGTATAGGCATCTATAGAACTATATATTACATGCCTGCGGTTATTCCTGATGCAGCAGTAGCATTATTATGGAGATGGTTGTTTAACAGCGAGTCAGGTCTTTTAAATTACATCGTTGCCCCGCTTTTTAATGTTCTGGGGCTGGGTAGACCTGATTGGTTCGGTGATCCGCGGTTCGTGTTGCCGGCCTTCGTAATAATGAGCGTGTGGGGTATATTCGGTACAAATACCGTTGTGTTTCTTGCCGGACTTCAGGGAGTACCCAGAAGCTTGTATGAGGTGGCCGAGATAGACGGTGCTAAGGCATGGGCTAAATTCTGGCATATAACGGTTCCTCAGATATCGCCCATAATCTTATTACAGGTTATAATGGGCATGATCGGAGCTTTGCAGATATTTACGGTTGCTATGTTTGTCAGACCGACATCTGCAGCGGGTAAGTTCATGAATCAGCTTGTCTACGAGAGAGGGTTCACTCAGCTTCATATGGGGGAAGCCTCGGCTATTGCATGGATATTGTTTGCCATAATATTCGTATTGACACTTTTGATTTTCAGATCGACGCCTGCATGGGTATACTACGAAGGCGAAGTTAAAAGATAG